The DNA window TGTCTTTCTTGAATCCTAACTCCATTAACGTCTTACTTCGACTAGTCGAGTGGATTTGATGCAGACGACGTACGCCATGGATCCACAGAGCCAAAACACATCATTGCAACGGCTTCAAAATGTTGAAAAGGTAATCAATAAATTAGAGAATTTATTCCTCAAACACCTAATCTTTTAACATTTCTATGGCTATGTTGTTGATTTTTGGCTTCACAGAGAATAGTTAGGGTATTGGAGTTAGCTGGCAGCGTAATGGACGAACTGGCAAACCCTAGCAGTCCAAGAAAGGAGCTTGTTAATAGTCACTGCAGTGAATTTATGCAATTGATCAAGGTCATGATCTTCTTcctgatcaatttcaatacGATATGCGCATATTGCTGTCACGAAATAGGCTTGTATGTACACATGATTTGTGAGAAGGGGATATCTTTAGGATGTTTATATGAAGGGGAAGAGTTAACTTCCAAACAGAGTGAACTGAGAACTTTTCATCCAATTGCATAAAGATTTTCATCTATAAAATGTGTGCTGTTTGTCATAAAAGCAAAACAAAGCAGTATCTTTGACAATGTAGAAGTACCTTGTAGTACGATTTGCTTGCTTTGCGAATCTAATTACTGTGTCAATATTGTGAAGCATTAATCCCAAGTCCCTGTAGAGATGGTCAAATGCTATTGTGGTTGACTAGTCGTGGTGGCAAGGGAATGTGGTAATTCTTATTAGTTATTACCAGCAGTATGCTTTTTTCCTTAAGCTGGTAAGGTCTAAAAGTTACAAGTAGGGTTGCTTTGGGGTTCTGTGAAAGGTTTTAGCTTGTCGTAAACACCTACGTCATCTTAGAAGGTAATGGTGGTAGTTTCAATTTATGGCCACAGAGTGCTGAAATACTTGAGTTAGAACTGAATCAGTTTCTTTCCCTGTCAACAAagcgaaaagaaaaaaatggttaGAAATTTTTGAATTAGAGTGGACTA is part of the Coffea eugenioides isolate CCC68of chromosome 6, Ceug_1.0, whole genome shotgun sequence genome and encodes:
- the LOC113776322 gene encoding mediator of RNA polymerase II transcription subunit 11 isoform X1 codes for the protein MQTTYAMDPQSQNTSLQRLQNVEKRIVRVLELAGSVMDELANPSSPRKELVNSHCSEFMQLIKDIQVTLREEIKSACEYRPFEKCDYVPRISNEICCKKLEHVIAQLDEMKHTIEGYHAAV